In one window of Brassica rapa cultivar Chiifu-401-42 chromosome A07, CAAS_Brap_v3.01, whole genome shotgun sequence DNA:
- the LOC103828712 gene encoding uncharacterized protein LOC103828712 isoform X1, producing MTESLQISRKRMRFSSSSASETLLASKSQYHKHRSGRIEPTGDGLRFNQSPSVTGKITPKVLRTYPRVTIKDLRLRRVFTPSSIWEFKTKEQQSENHLCGSNVGEEGTKVDAGGLGNEHVKNFLKTTPLDSDSGPICEESNGSVVKRSGTNVCHKPVLRPCSRAKIFKNPGSFSYKRLLPYLMQAADGTPSGQCSKPEQNPPNVNEENGEVAEVPKEEASEVMKAECQHPEPTKDVAQSVDGLISKYFGSGNTSPLKKVEPTKAVAQSVDGVINKHSAVGGNTSPLKKVIASSPNKKSQACSRRKLFKTPGSVNYRRMLPYLKDIQEDNPCVLETVNHLDHNKDTEGNTPSPMLVSENEGAEDMVTENVTRELDTDKDKDKELVPCEAVSESPERSDTDKEQETQVKHVIPDTEKNLGTPQNALGSEVQFSSPIAGSGDSSEVALNNPFVQNLAGEETMKTDAKNREEQVEANGSDLTAELLDPSAVSGTPTSISPSKGILKRNVRGCRGICSCLNCSSFRLNAERAFEFSRNQLQDTEVMVLDLLREISLLKESLEKQSSADHNESYKILAGEAAKRANEAADLAKSRLCQMNDDLQVHCRIPNEQRAKVKFAHYVHEKTILQASQLDP from the exons ATGACGGAATCTCTTCAGATCTCTCGGAAGAGGATGCGATTCtcgtcttcttcagctagtGAGACCCTACTCGCAAGCAAATCACAGTATCACAAACACCGCTCTGGCCGCATCGAACCGACCGGAGACGGACTGCGTTTCAATCAGTCGCCATCAGTCACCGGAAAAATTACCCCGAAAGTTCTTCGCACGTATCCTCGAGTCACCATCAAGGATCTGCGTCTCAGACGCGTGTTTACCCCGAGCTCGATCTGGGAATTCAAAACCAAGGAACAACAATCTGAAAATCATCTTTGCGGTTCCAACG TTGGTGAAGAAGGAACCAAAGTCGATGCTGGTGGATTAGGAAATGAACATGTAAAAAATTTCCTTAAAACGACGCCGCTTGATTCCGACAGTGGACCCATCTGTGAAGAGAGCAATGGATCAGTAGTGAAGAGAAGTGGTACTAATGTCTGTCACAAACCG GTACTTCGTCCATGTTCTCGAGCTAAGATTTTCAAGAACCCTGGATCTTTCAGCTACAAGAGACTGCTTCCGTACTTAATGCAAGCTGCAGATGGAACCCCATCAGGCCAGTGTTCTAAACCGGAGCAGAATCCTCCTAATGTTAATGAAGAGAATGGGGAAGTTGCTGAAGTTCCAAAGGAGGAAGCAAGTGAAGTGATGAAAGCCGAATGTCAACATCCTGAACCCACCAAAGATGTTGCCCAATCAGTGGACGGACTCATTAGTAAATATTTTGGAAGTGGAAACACCAGCCCTTTGAAGAAGGTTGAACCCACCAAAGCTGTTGCGCAATCAGTTGACGGAGTCATCAATAAACATTCAGCTGTAGGTGGAAACACCAGCCCTTTGAAGAAGGTTATTGCGTCCAGCCCCAACAAAAAATCT CAGGCATGCTCTAGGCGCAAGTTGTTCAAAACACCAGGTTCCGTTAACTACAGAAGAATGCTTCCGTATCTCAAAGATATTCAAGAAGATAATCCTT GCGTGCTTGAGACAGTTAATCATCTAGATCATAATAAGGACACAGAGGGGAATACTCCATCACCGATGTTAGTGTCTGAGAACGAAGGGGCAGAGGATATGGTGACGGAAAATGTTACTAGAGAATTAGATactgacaaagacaaagataaGGAGCTAGTCCCGTGTGAAGCTGTTTCTGAGTCCCCAGAACGTTCTGATACTGACAAGGAACAAGAAACTCAAGTTAAGCATGTCATCCCAGACACTGAGAAGAACTTGGGAACTCCTCAGAATGCTTTGGGCTCTGAGGTCCAGTTCTCATCTCCTATTGCTGGCTCAGGAGATTCAAGTGAGGTTGCATTGAACAACCCATTTGTTCAAAACTTGGCGGGTGAAGAAACTATGAAGACAGACGCTAAAAACAGAGAAGAGCAAGTAGAGGCAAATGGTTCGGATTTAACAGCTGAGCTGCTTGATCCTTCTGCTGTATCCGGAACCCCCACATCCATCTCTCCCTCGAAAGGGATTCTGAAAAGGAATGTAAGAGGATGTAGAGGGATATGCTCTTGTTTGAACTGCTCATCCTTCCGTCTCAACGCAGAAAGAGCATTCGAGTTCTCAAGGAATCAACTCCAAGATACTGAAGTTATGGTTTTGGATCTTCTTAGAGAAATATCTCTTCTCAAGGAGTCGTTGGAGAAACAGAGTTCAGCAGATCACAATGAATCCTACAAAATTCTG GCTGGAGAAGCTGCAAAGAGAGCTAATGAGGCTGCAGATCTTGCAAAAAGCCGCCTCTGTCAAATGAACGATGACCTTCAAGTTCACTGCAGAATCCCc AACGAACAACGAGCAAAAGTGAAATTCGCTCACTACGTCCACGAGAAGACCATCCTACAAGCATCCCAACTTGACCCCTAA
- the LOC103828712 gene encoding uncharacterized protein LOC103828712 isoform X2 produces the protein MTESLQISRKRMRFSSSSASETLLASKSQYHKHRSGRIEPTGDGLRFNQSPSVTGKITPKVLRTYPRVTIKDLRLRRVFTPSSIWEFKTKEQQSENHLCGSNVGEEGTKVDAGGLGNEHVKNFLKTTPLDSDSGPICEESNGSVVKRSGTNVCHKPVLRPCSRAKIFKNPGSFSYKRLLPYLMQAADGTPSGQCSKPEQNPPNVNEENGEVAEVPKEEASEVMKAECQHPEPTKDVAQSVDGLISKYFGSGNTSPLKKVEPTKAVAQSVDGVINKHSAVGGNTSPLKKVIASSPNKKSACSRRKLFKTPGSVNYRRMLPYLKDIQEDNPCVLETVNHLDHNKDTEGNTPSPMLVSENEGAEDMVTENVTRELDTDKDKDKELVPCEAVSESPERSDTDKEQETQVKHVIPDTEKNLGTPQNALGSEVQFSSPIAGSGDSSEVALNNPFVQNLAGEETMKTDAKNREEQVEANGSDLTAELLDPSAVSGTPTSISPSKGILKRNVRGCRGICSCLNCSSFRLNAERAFEFSRNQLQDTEVMVLDLLREISLLKESLEKQSSADHNESYKILAGEAAKRANEAADLAKSRLCQMNDDLQVHCRIPNEQRAKVKFAHYVHEKTILQASQLDP, from the exons ATGACGGAATCTCTTCAGATCTCTCGGAAGAGGATGCGATTCtcgtcttcttcagctagtGAGACCCTACTCGCAAGCAAATCACAGTATCACAAACACCGCTCTGGCCGCATCGAACCGACCGGAGACGGACTGCGTTTCAATCAGTCGCCATCAGTCACCGGAAAAATTACCCCGAAAGTTCTTCGCACGTATCCTCGAGTCACCATCAAGGATCTGCGTCTCAGACGCGTGTTTACCCCGAGCTCGATCTGGGAATTCAAAACCAAGGAACAACAATCTGAAAATCATCTTTGCGGTTCCAACG TTGGTGAAGAAGGAACCAAAGTCGATGCTGGTGGATTAGGAAATGAACATGTAAAAAATTTCCTTAAAACGACGCCGCTTGATTCCGACAGTGGACCCATCTGTGAAGAGAGCAATGGATCAGTAGTGAAGAGAAGTGGTACTAATGTCTGTCACAAACCG GTACTTCGTCCATGTTCTCGAGCTAAGATTTTCAAGAACCCTGGATCTTTCAGCTACAAGAGACTGCTTCCGTACTTAATGCAAGCTGCAGATGGAACCCCATCAGGCCAGTGTTCTAAACCGGAGCAGAATCCTCCTAATGTTAATGAAGAGAATGGGGAAGTTGCTGAAGTTCCAAAGGAGGAAGCAAGTGAAGTGATGAAAGCCGAATGTCAACATCCTGAACCCACCAAAGATGTTGCCCAATCAGTGGACGGACTCATTAGTAAATATTTTGGAAGTGGAAACACCAGCCCTTTGAAGAAGGTTGAACCCACCAAAGCTGTTGCGCAATCAGTTGACGGAGTCATCAATAAACATTCAGCTGTAGGTGGAAACACCAGCCCTTTGAAGAAGGTTATTGCGTCCAGCCCCAACAAAAAATCT GCATGCTCTAGGCGCAAGTTGTTCAAAACACCAGGTTCCGTTAACTACAGAAGAATGCTTCCGTATCTCAAAGATATTCAAGAAGATAATCCTT GCGTGCTTGAGACAGTTAATCATCTAGATCATAATAAGGACACAGAGGGGAATACTCCATCACCGATGTTAGTGTCTGAGAACGAAGGGGCAGAGGATATGGTGACGGAAAATGTTACTAGAGAATTAGATactgacaaagacaaagataaGGAGCTAGTCCCGTGTGAAGCTGTTTCTGAGTCCCCAGAACGTTCTGATACTGACAAGGAACAAGAAACTCAAGTTAAGCATGTCATCCCAGACACTGAGAAGAACTTGGGAACTCCTCAGAATGCTTTGGGCTCTGAGGTCCAGTTCTCATCTCCTATTGCTGGCTCAGGAGATTCAAGTGAGGTTGCATTGAACAACCCATTTGTTCAAAACTTGGCGGGTGAAGAAACTATGAAGACAGACGCTAAAAACAGAGAAGAGCAAGTAGAGGCAAATGGTTCGGATTTAACAGCTGAGCTGCTTGATCCTTCTGCTGTATCCGGAACCCCCACATCCATCTCTCCCTCGAAAGGGATTCTGAAAAGGAATGTAAGAGGATGTAGAGGGATATGCTCTTGTTTGAACTGCTCATCCTTCCGTCTCAACGCAGAAAGAGCATTCGAGTTCTCAAGGAATCAACTCCAAGATACTGAAGTTATGGTTTTGGATCTTCTTAGAGAAATATCTCTTCTCAAGGAGTCGTTGGAGAAACAGAGTTCAGCAGATCACAATGAATCCTACAAAATTCTG GCTGGAGAAGCTGCAAAGAGAGCTAATGAGGCTGCAGATCTTGCAAAAAGCCGCCTCTGTCAAATGAACGATGACCTTCAAGTTCACTGCAGAATCCCc AACGAACAACGAGCAAAAGTGAAATTCGCTCACTACGTCCACGAGAAGACCATCCTACAAGCATCCCAACTTGACCCCTAA
- the LOC103828713 gene encoding probable xyloglucan endotransglucosylase/hydrolase protein 16, with product MGQFLNLTVLVTVLVLTTVGTAYSGSFNEEFDLTWGEHRGKIFSGGKMLSLSLDRVSGSGFKSKKEYLFGRIDMQLKLVAGNSAGTVTAYYLSSEGPTHDEIDFEFLGNETGKPYVLHTNVFAQGKGNREQQFYLWFDPTKNFHTYSLVWRPQHIIFMVDNVPIRVFNNAEQLGVPFPKKQPMRIYSSLWNADDWATRGGLVKTDWSKAPFTAYYRGFNAAACTVSSGSSFCDPKFRSTFADGESQVPNELNAYGRRRLRWVQKYFMIYDYCSDLKRFPQGFPPECRRSRV from the exons ATGGGTCAGTTCTTGAACCTCACCGTGTTGGTGACCGTTCTTGTTCTAACAACGGTCGGAACTGCTTACTCCGGTAGCTTCAACGAAGAGTTCGACTTGACATGGGGTGAACACAGAGGCAAAATCTTCAGCGGAGGGAAAATGCTCTCACTGTCACTAGACCGGGtttccgggtcgggtttcaaatcCAAGAAAGAGTACTTATTCGGAAGAATCGACATGCAGCTCAAGCTCGTCGCCGGAAACTCCGCCGGAACCGTCACTGCTTACTAC TTATCGTCGGAAGGACCAACACACGACGAGATAGACTTCGAGTTTCTTGGTAACGAGACAGGGAAGCCTTATGTTCTTCACACTAATGTCTTTGCACAAGGCAAAGGAAACAGAGAGCAACAGTTTTACCTCTGGTTCGACCCAACCAAGAACTTCCACACTTACTCCCTTGTCTGGAGACCTCAACACATCAT ATTTATGGTGGATAATGTCCCAATCAGAGTATTCAACAACGCAGAGCAACTTGGTGTTCCGTTTCCCAAGAAGCAACCAATGAGGATCTACTCGAGCCTATGGAATGCTGATGACTGGGCCACGAGAGGTGGTTTGGTTAAGACTGATTGGTCTAAAGCTCCTTTCACAGCTTACTACAGAGGCTTCAACGCTGCTGCTTGTACCGTTTCTTCAGGGTCATCTTTCTGTGATCCTAAGTTCAGGAGCACATTCGCTGATGGTGAATCTCAGGTGCCTAACGAGCTTAATGCTTATGGAAGAAGGAGATTGAGATGGGTTcaaaagtatttcatgatttaTGATTATTGCTCTGATCTTAAAAGGTTTCCTCAAGGGTTCCCACCAGAGTGCAGGAGGTCTAGAGTCTAA
- the LOC103828714 gene encoding 30S ribosomal protein S1 homolog B, whose product MAVFGGANLGSVSFSSHLLNQHSCFLSCPLKLLPSSSSSSSSNRTSLLCVVKSFSGSVTAGTDTSSDQSLLRDTSTDAGPPRMSTDWKLAKAYCKSGDTFEGEVEGFNGGGLLIRFHSLVGFLPYPQLTPSRSCKEPQKSIHEIAKTLVGSTLPVKVVQADEENKKLILSEKLALWPKYSQNVNVGDVFTGRVGSVEDYGAFIHLRFDDGLYHLTGLVHVSEVSWDYVQDVRDVLRDGDEVRVIVTNIDKEKSRITLSIKQLEDDPLLETLDKVILKDSSSGSPSLSSSNGDTIEPLPGLETILEELLQEDGIEAVKINRQGFEKRVVSQDLQLWLSNTPPSEGKFVLLARAGRQVQEIHLTTSLDQQGIKKALQRVLERVP is encoded by the exons ATGGCGGTTTTCGGTGGAGCTAATCTTGGCTCTGTTTCCTTCTCCTCTCATCTGCTCAACCAACACTCTTGTTTTCTCTCTTGCCCTCTTAAACTcctcccttcttcttcttcttcttcttcttcaaatagAACTTCTCTCCTCTGCGTCGTCAAGTCCTTTTCAGGCTCCGTAACCGCCGGTACAGATACAAGTTCCGATCAATCCCTTCTCCGGGATACCTCCACCGACGCCGGACCCCCTCGG ATGTCTACGGATTGGAAGCTGGCGAAAGCTTATTGCAAGAGTGGTGACACGTTCGAAGGTGAAGTCGAAGGCTTTAATGGTGGAGGCTTGCTTATTCGTTTTCATTCTCTTGTTGGTTTTCTTCCTTATCCCCAGTTAACCCCTTCTCGTTCTTGTAAAG AGCCTCAGAAAAGCATTCATGAGATTGCTAAGACTTTGGTCGGTTCAACACTTCCTGTTAAG gtGGTTCAAGCTGATGAGGAGAACAAAAAGTTGATCTTATCTGAGAAGTTAGCACTATGGCCAAAGTATTCACAAAACGTTAACGTTGGGGATGTATTTACCGGAAGAGTAGGTTCTGTTGAGGACTATGGTGCATTCATCCACTTGCGCTTCGATGATG GTCTTTATCATCTAACTGGACTAGTTCATGTCTCTGAGGTCTCGTGGGATTACGTTCAAGATGTTAGAGATGTGTTACGCGATGGTGATGAGGTTCGGGTTATTGTCACAAATATCGACAA AGAGAAATCAAGGATTACATTATCTATCAAACAACTGGAAGATGATCCTCTTCTTGAGACATTGGACAAAGTGATTTTGAAG GACAGCTCTAGTGGATCTCCTTCGCTAAGCTCGAGCAATGGGGATACAATTGAACCTCTTCCAGGTCTAGAAACTATACTTGAAGAGCTATTGCAAGAAGACGG AATAGAAGCTGTGAAAATCAACCGGCAAGGATTTGAGAAAAGAGTGGTTTCACAAGACTTACAACTTTGGCTCTCAAAT ACGCCACCTTCTGAAGGAAAGTTTGTTCTTCTTGCACGTGCTGGAAGACAG GTACAAGAGATACACTTGACAACGTCTCTGGATCAACAAGGAATCAAGAAAGCGTTACAGCGAGTACTAGAACGCGTCCCCTAA